Part of the Rhinoderma darwinii isolate aRhiDar2 chromosome 2, aRhiDar2.hap1, whole genome shotgun sequence genome, ACCGCCCCTCAGTATGCGGACCGCCCGGCGCCGCCCCTCAGTATGCGGACCGCCCCTCAGTATGCGGACCGCCCGGCGCCGCCCCTCAGTATGCGGACCGCCCGGCGCCGCCCCTCAGTATGCGGACCGCCCGGCGCCGCCCCTCAGTATGCGGACCGCCCGGCGCCGCCCCTCAGTATGCGGACCGCCCGGCGCCGCCCCTCAGTATGCGGACCGCCCGGCGCCGCCCCTCAGTATGCGGACCGCCCGGCGCCGCCCCTCAGTATGCGGACTGCCCCTCAGTATGCGGACCGCACGGCGCCGCCCCTCACCTTCGTCTGTTCTTTCCTGAGCTGTTTCATTACCGCCAGCTTCTCCGGCTCcttttttctctcctcctgaaacCTATTCACATTGGTGGACGTCTGAGAGATGCAGCTCTTTATGGCCTTTTCCCGGGAGTTGTGCGCGTCGCGGAGCTGCGGAGGAGAAACAATTAACCGGAGGCAAAAGGTAAGAGAGACGGGCGCGCGGTCACAGCGGCCACTCACAGACTCGTACAGCTGCCGGCAGGTCTGACTGGCATCGATCTTTCCAGCGAAGGACACCGTGGGCACGGTCGTGTTCAGCTCATGTACGATCCGGTCGTCTATTGTCCGCATGACCCGGAGGATTTCCTATAAACAAGGAGCGAGAGCCGCGTTACATCACAATTCTATGAActgtactccagtcacagccggagctgcaatcacaattctgctagtctcctgtatgtgtcggtcaGGCACACCACTGAGGAAGATAAATGCAGCTGTGGGTGTGATTGGAGAATAAAATAACTCAAGCTCTTATAGGAGTTTTACTACAGTCACCATCAAAGCCACGTTCACAGTTCCCATTTTGCGCCAATCATTGAATTAAAAACAGCAGAGTGCAGTGCATTATGGGATCTTTTCTAAGCTGCTAGGAGTGGAGTATAAGCCAGGATGTAATTCAATCTTGGATATAAATTTTACTCCAGTTGCATCCAaatctgcattcacaattctgttggTTTCCTGACAGATCTCCGGCTGCAGGATCTCACATCACTGCCGCCCCCTACTGGTTCAGGGTGTATACAATGCACGCCCTGTGGTCGGTGTAATGTTTACACCAGGCTGTGTATGAAAGTCTCAGAGCAGTGGATTATGGGAGCTCGGATGGGATTGAGAGTtctaaatgcagctctgggtgtgtcTGGAGCAGAACGCATGATGTAACTCACGTAAAATGAAGTGAAGGCAACTTTCGGGAATGGCCACATCCCTCGTACTTCACcagtcaatgcattcctatggtcatacctcccaaccgtcccggattcagcaggacagtcccggattccaggcCGTGTCCCGCGGTCCGGGCCAGCCATGGGCATGTCCTGCTGTCAaccgtatctgtgtcctcaggacgcagatacagttgaacccaattctaaagcagggaactgtcagctccCTACTTCCGAATTGCTGAGGACtccccccgggcacagcgctatgctcggggaagcccttgacgtcactgtccatatatggacagtgacgtcggtggCTCTGTCGTGGATTCCGCTTTTACAGGAAATCCCTGAtgtcgctatccatatatggacattgatgtcaggggctcctcctggagcggaatccccggccagagtcagcaatggggatt contains:
- the MIX23 gene encoding protein MIX23 isoform X3 — encoded protein: MYPVTMSPVTSGDRVVFTSYTAVPGPLSLPEILRVMRTIDDRIVHELNTTVPTVSFAGKIDASQTCRQLYESLRDAHNSREKAIKSCISQTSTNVNRFQEERKKEPEKLAVMKQLRKEQTKLKLLQSELNVEEVVNDRSWKVFSERCRLHYKPPKEE
- the MIX23 gene encoding protein MIX23 isoform X1 produces the protein MSGIRHGHLNGGGQRSETLRTSGFPNMAAPSGEVSCEDFTEFQEILRVMRTIDDRIVHELNTTVPTVSFAGKIDASQTCRQLYESLRDAHNSREKAIKSCISQTSTNVNRFQEERKKEPEKLAVMKQLRKEQTKLKLLQSELNVEEVVNDRSWKVFSERCRLHYKPPKEE
- the MIX23 gene encoding protein MIX23 isoform X2 codes for the protein MSGIRHGHLNGGGQRSETLRTSGFPNMAAPSGEVSCEDFTEFQEILRVMRTIDDRIVHELNTTVPTVSFAGKIDASQTCRQLYESLRDAHNSREKAIKSCISQTSTNVNRFQEERKKEPEKLAVMKQLRKEQTKNVCTSLADDYSGGRYMSLVFRLFTGS